From a single Hymenobacter sp. YIM 151500-1 genomic region:
- a CDS encoding cyanophycinase has protein sequence MPATRKSASNNQKTVRTAPVPEDTACAAPRGVLIAIGGREQKQVDADMADELILQRFVREMPEGGMVLVLPIASEVPEEVAADYVKVFAELGVARVEVLDINSRQEADDENSLRLINEAAGVMFTGGDQLRLTALLGGTRFQRRLKERYANERFVIAGTSAGAAAMSTPMIYQGRNNAGILKDEIHVTTGLEFLHDVAIDTHFIARGRIVRMAQIIATNPACIGLGLEEDTGVVVTEGRELEVIGSGLVVVLDGMGVTDTDIHIVEPGKAFSIRDLRLHLLSAGQRYTLPVMAQMHA, from the coding sequence ATGCCTGCCACCCGTAAGTCAGCCTCCAATAACCAGAAAACCGTTCGTACGGCCCCCGTGCCCGAAGACACCGCCTGCGCTGCTCCGCGAGGCGTGCTCATTGCCATTGGCGGCCGTGAGCAAAAACAGGTGGACGCTGACATGGCCGATGAGCTCATCTTGCAACGCTTTGTGCGGGAGATGCCCGAAGGCGGAATGGTACTGGTCCTACCCATTGCCTCGGAAGTGCCCGAAGAAGTAGCCGCCGACTACGTGAAGGTGTTTGCTGAGCTGGGGGTGGCCCGTGTGGAGGTGCTTGACATCAACTCGCGCCAGGAAGCCGACGACGAAAACAGCCTGCGCCTAATCAACGAGGCGGCCGGCGTCATGTTCACGGGCGGCGACCAGCTGCGGCTTACGGCCCTACTGGGAGGCACCCGGTTTCAGCGCCGCCTCAAGGAGCGGTACGCCAACGAGCGGTTCGTCATTGCGGGCACCAGTGCCGGGGCCGCGGCCATGAGCACGCCCATGATTTACCAGGGCCGTAACAATGCCGGCATCTTGAAAGACGAAATCCACGTCACCACCGGCCTGGAGTTTTTGCACGACGTGGCCATCGACACCCACTTCATTGCCAGGGGCCGCATCGTGCGCATGGCCCAGATTATTGCCACCAACCCCGCCTGCATCGGGTTGGGCCTGGAGGAAGACACGGGTGTAGTGGTGACCGAAGGCCGGGAGCTGGAGGTGATAGGCAGCGGCCTGGTGGTGGTGCTCGACGGCATGGGCGTCACCGACACCGACATTCACATCGTGGAGCCCGGCAAGGCCTTCTCTATCCGCGACCTGCGCCTGCACCTGCTCAGCGCCGGCCAGCGCTACACCCTGCCCGTAATGGCGCAGATGCACGCCTAG
- a CDS encoding FUSC family membrane protein, whose product MNDRVRSVFYFFFTQEFSDGLRTTLAVLLPSLAAASVGRLPDGLPVSLGALCVSLADLPGPAAHKRNGLLAAIGLLFGVAVVTGLVQPYRWLLGLEIGVFSFVFTLLLVYGSRAAAVGTAGLLLAIVLMDQPLPPARVLPHAGLVTLGGGWYLLVRLGTQQLWPYRAAQQALGECIRAVAEFLRLKAEFYRTGTRLDDDFRRLVAQQVTVSEKQDAVRELLFKTRQLVQDTTGTGRRLVLTFVDLVDLYEQITVTYYDYADLHRQFEASGVLDAIADLVDALAAELENMGYAVQANHGYRSQAAFGPALEQLKARIDGLPQEPARTRVLRKILVNLRTLTQRLEAMRAYFDGPAPEATGRELEFGRFVDHQRFDLKLLQEHLTLSSGIFRHSVRMMLACLVAFVVAEVVLPGHHSYWILMTVTYMLKPAYSLTKQRNVQRVLGTLAGGAAGALVLWLVPDRLVLLVLMSLCMLVSFSFARINYLVAVSFMTPFVLILFSFLGLSYLQVAEERVLDTVVGCAIAFAASYLLFPRWESEQLQDHLTAVLRANLRYLHTLAELLAGTAVALTDYKLVRKQVYVSSANLAAAFQRMLSEPRAKQHRPTEVHELVVLNHLLSSNVSAVASARLPGPGSAVPPDALRPLRHAQLTLHRALRRLNPQEPDLPPAPASVAAPEAGPPDATLAEQLDFIQKLSADVGKVTEAVLR is encoded by the coding sequence ATGAACGACCGGGTACGCTCCGTTTTCTACTTTTTCTTCACCCAGGAATTCTCAGACGGCCTGCGCACCACGCTGGCGGTGCTGCTGCCGTCATTGGCGGCGGCCAGCGTCGGGCGCTTGCCCGATGGCCTGCCCGTATCGCTCGGGGCCTTGTGCGTGAGCCTGGCCGACCTACCGGGGCCGGCAGCGCACAAGCGCAACGGCCTGCTGGCTGCCATCGGGCTGCTGTTCGGCGTGGCCGTCGTAACGGGACTGGTGCAGCCTTACCGGTGGCTGCTGGGGCTGGAAATAGGGGTGTTCAGCTTCGTGTTTACGCTGCTGCTGGTATACGGCAGCCGGGCCGCCGCCGTGGGCACGGCCGGGTTGCTGCTGGCTATTGTGCTGATGGACCAGCCTTTGCCACCGGCGCGGGTATTGCCGCACGCCGGGCTGGTTACGCTGGGCGGCGGGTGGTACCTGCTGGTTCGGCTGGGTACCCAGCAGCTGTGGCCCTACCGGGCAGCCCAGCAGGCCTTGGGCGAGTGTATCCGGGCGGTGGCGGAGTTTCTGCGGCTGAAGGCGGAGTTCTACCGCACCGGCACCCGCCTCGACGACGACTTTCGGCGCCTGGTAGCCCAGCAGGTAACCGTAAGCGAAAAGCAGGACGCCGTGCGGGAGCTGCTGTTCAAAACCCGCCAGCTGGTGCAGGACACCACTGGCACGGGCCGCCGCCTGGTGCTCACCTTCGTCGACCTGGTAGACCTCTACGAGCAGATTACCGTCACGTATTACGACTACGCCGACCTGCACCGGCAGTTTGAGGCCAGCGGGGTGCTCGACGCCATTGCCGACCTGGTGGATGCCCTGGCCGCCGAGCTGGAAAACATGGGCTACGCCGTGCAGGCCAACCACGGCTACCGGTCCCAGGCCGCCTTCGGCCCCGCCCTCGAACAGCTCAAAGCCCGCATCGACGGGCTGCCCCAGGAGCCGGCCCGCACCCGCGTGCTGCGCAAGATTCTGGTGAACCTACGCACGCTCACCCAGCGTCTGGAGGCTATGCGGGCTTATTTCGACGGCCCCGCGCCGGAGGCCACGGGCCGGGAGCTGGAGTTTGGCCGCTTCGTGGATCACCAGCGCTTCGACCTGAAGCTGCTGCAAGAGCACCTCACGCTCAGCTCCGGCATTTTCCGTCACTCGGTGCGCATGATGCTGGCGTGCCTGGTGGCGTTTGTGGTGGCCGAGGTGGTGCTGCCCGGCCACCACAGCTACTGGATTCTGATGACCGTGACCTACATGCTCAAGCCGGCCTACAGCCTCACCAAGCAGCGCAACGTGCAGCGCGTGCTGGGCACGCTGGCCGGCGGGGCCGCCGGGGCCCTGGTGCTCTGGCTGGTGCCCGACCGGCTGGTGCTGCTGGTTCTGATGAGCCTTTGCATGCTGGTGTCGTTCAGCTTCGCGCGGATTAACTACCTGGTGGCCGTCTCGTTCATGACGCCCTTCGTGCTGATTCTGTTCAGCTTTCTGGGCCTGAGCTACCTGCAAGTGGCCGAAGAGCGGGTGCTCGACACGGTGGTGGGCTGCGCCATTGCCTTTGCCGCCAGCTACCTGCTGTTTCCGCGCTGGGAGTCGGAGCAGCTCCAGGACCACCTCACGGCCGTGCTGCGCGCCAACCTGCGCTACCTGCACACCCTGGCCGAGCTGCTGGCCGGCACCGCCGTAGCCCTGACCGACTACAAGCTGGTGCGCAAGCAGGTGTACGTCAGCTCGGCCAATCTGGCGGCGGCCTTCCAGCGCATGCTTTCGGAGCCCCGCGCCAAGCAGCACCGCCCCACCGAGGTGCACGAGCTGGTGGTGCTCAACCACCTGCTCTCGTCCAACGTGTCGGCCGTGGCCTCGGCGCGGCTGCCGGGCCCCGGCTCTGCTGTGCCGCCTGACGCGCTGCGCCCCCTGCGCCACGCCCAGCTGACCCTGCACCGCGCTCTGCGCCGCCTCAACCCCCAGGAGCCCGATTTGCCGCCAGCTCCCGCGTCCGTCGCCGCACCGGAGGCTGGCCCGCCCGACGCCACCCTTGCCGAGCAGCTAGACTTCATTCAGAAGCTTAGTGCGGATGTTGGGAAAGTGACGGAGGCGGTACTGCGGTAG
- a CDS encoding DUF433 domain-containing protein, whose amino-acid sequence MRTAAITVDPETMGGEPVFTGTRVPIQNMWDYLMTGETLDEFLENFPTVRREQALEVLVLADDLVKKAAAA is encoded by the coding sequence ATGCGAACTGCTGCTATTACCGTTGACCCCGAAACGATGGGCGGAGAACCGGTCTTTACGGGTACCCGAGTTCCTATTCAGAATATGTGGGACTATCTAATGACGGGCGAAACACTAGATGAGTTTCTGGAAAACTTCCCTACTGTGCGCCGGGAACAAGCTCTGGAGGTATTAGTTCTAGCCGACGACCTGGTAAAAAAGGCCGCCGCCGCATGA
- a CDS encoding TonB-dependent receptor has translation MHTLPASGDETGKGATLTGTVLDRTGQPVEGVLVTVGDRTAVTDARGAFRLYGLPAGEATVTVSGLSIRPVTQAVTLQSGQVQSLKLSIEEAVRELAGVTVAAKSVRYAPEVDGTTITAGKKNEVIQLDKLDANLVVNSARQVFAKVPGVTVWESDGSGQQINVATRGLSPNRSWEFNTRQNGYDISSDPFGYPEAYYNPPLEAVERIQIIRGGGSLQYGPQFGGLLNYELKRGPRDKKIEFETSNSVGNNGLLSSYNSLGGTVGKVSYFGYYQQRVGGGWRDNSEFNIRNVHGNVQFQATSRLRLGAEISHLYYEIQQPGGLTDAQFYQGNVRNSSRSRNWFSTPWTIPAFTADYQFSDRTRLSLKTFGLLGERNSIGLASSVGVDRPDAVNPATGQPANRQIDRDRYRNLGSELRLLTDYGLLGQQHTLAAGLRVAAANMSRYQQGRGDTGADFNLNLQAPRFGRDLSFRTRNYAAFVENIFRVGSRLTFTPGARLEFIDNEGRGYLSLNANGTENQIRQDSRRRVLLYGAGAELRVTDQTNLYANYSRAFRPVTFGDLTPPATSDVIDPDLKDARGFNAEVGYRGSWGNVLTFDVDGFWLRYDDRIGTIRRFVPGSTTQTQQFRTNIGTSVHKGVEAYVELDLVHAITQNFDLPHFDVFASMAFVDARYTQLRTTTLAGSNLQEGDLKNNRVEYAPKYTHRFGGTFAHQGFSATAQLTRVSAVFADANNTVAPNATATTGRVPGYSVTDLSATYRFAKRFTLRGGINNVFDKNYFTRRSGGYPGPGILPADGRTWFASVGVKL, from the coding sequence TTGCACACTCTTCCTGCCTCCGGCGACGAAACCGGCAAGGGCGCCACCCTCACCGGCACCGTGCTGGACCGCACCGGCCAGCCCGTAGAAGGCGTGCTCGTGACGGTCGGCGACCGGACGGCGGTAACGGATGCCCGCGGCGCGTTCCGGCTGTATGGGCTGCCGGCCGGCGAGGCTACCGTGACGGTGAGCGGCCTGAGCATCCGGCCCGTAACCCAGGCCGTGACGTTGCAGAGCGGGCAGGTGCAGAGCCTCAAGCTCAGCATCGAGGAAGCCGTGCGGGAGCTGGCCGGCGTAACGGTAGCGGCCAAGTCGGTGCGCTACGCGCCCGAGGTGGACGGCACGACCATCACGGCGGGCAAGAAGAACGAGGTGATACAGCTGGATAAGCTCGATGCCAACCTAGTGGTGAACAGCGCCCGGCAGGTGTTTGCCAAAGTACCGGGCGTGACGGTGTGGGAAAGCGACGGGTCAGGCCAGCAGATTAACGTGGCCACGCGCGGCCTCTCGCCCAACCGGAGCTGGGAGTTCAACACCCGCCAGAACGGCTACGACATCAGCTCCGACCCTTTCGGCTACCCCGAGGCCTACTACAACCCGCCCCTGGAAGCCGTGGAGCGCATCCAGATTATCCGGGGTGGCGGCTCCTTGCAGTACGGGCCCCAGTTTGGCGGCCTGCTGAACTATGAGCTGAAGCGCGGCCCCCGCGACAAGAAAATTGAGTTTGAAACCAGCAACAGCGTGGGCAACAACGGCCTGCTGAGTTCCTACAACTCGCTGGGCGGCACCGTGGGCAAGGTTAGCTACTTCGGCTACTACCAGCAGCGCGTGGGCGGCGGCTGGCGCGACAACTCCGAGTTCAACATCCGCAACGTGCACGGCAACGTGCAATTTCAGGCCACCAGCCGGCTGCGCCTGGGCGCCGAAATCAGCCACTTGTACTACGAAATCCAGCAGCCGGGCGGCCTGACGGATGCGCAGTTCTACCAAGGCAACGTGCGCAATAGCTCCCGCAGCCGCAACTGGTTTAGCACGCCCTGGACCATCCCGGCCTTCACCGCCGACTACCAGTTCTCGGACCGTACCCGCCTGAGCCTGAAAACCTTCGGGCTGCTGGGCGAGCGGAACTCCATTGGCCTGGCCAGCAGCGTGGGCGTAGACCGGCCCGACGCCGTGAACCCGGCCACCGGCCAGCCCGCCAACCGCCAGATTGACCGGGACCGGTACCGCAACCTGGGCTCGGAGCTGCGCCTGCTCACCGACTACGGCCTGCTGGGCCAGCAACACACGCTGGCCGCCGGCCTGCGCGTGGCCGCCGCCAACATGAGCCGCTACCAGCAGGGCCGCGGCGACACCGGCGCCGACTTCAACCTGAACCTGCAAGCCCCGCGCTTCGGCCGCGACCTGAGCTTCCGGACCCGCAACTACGCGGCCTTCGTGGAAAACATCTTCCGCGTGGGCTCCCGCCTCACCTTCACGCCCGGCGCCCGCCTGGAGTTTATCGACAACGAGGGCCGCGGCTACCTGAGCCTGAACGCCAACGGCACCGAAAACCAGATCCGGCAGGACTCGCGCCGCCGCGTGCTGCTGTACGGGGCCGGCGCCGAGCTGCGCGTCACGGACCAGACCAACCTCTACGCCAACTACTCGCGGGCTTTCCGCCCCGTGACCTTCGGCGACCTGACCCCGCCCGCCACCTCCGACGTTATCGACCCCGACCTGAAGGATGCCCGCGGCTTCAACGCCGAGGTGGGCTACCGCGGCTCCTGGGGCAATGTGCTGACCTTTGACGTGGACGGCTTCTGGCTGCGCTACGACGACCGAATCGGGACCATCCGCCGCTTCGTGCCGGGCAGCACCACCCAAACCCAGCAGTTCCGCACCAACATCGGCACCAGCGTGCACAAGGGCGTGGAGGCCTACGTGGAGCTGGACCTGGTGCACGCCATCACCCAGAACTTCGACCTGCCCCACTTCGACGTGTTTGCGTCCATGGCCTTCGTGGATGCCCGCTACACCCAGCTGCGCACCACCACGCTGGCTGGCAGCAACTTGCAGGAGGGCGACCTGAAAAACAACCGCGTGGAGTACGCGCCCAAGTACACCCACCGCTTCGGGGGCACCTTCGCCCACCAGGGCTTCTCGGCCACAGCCCAGCTCACGCGAGTGTCGGCGGTGTTTGCCGATGCCAACAACACCGTGGCGCCCAATGCCACCGCCACCACCGGCCGCGTGCCCGGCTACTCCGTTACGGACCTGTCGGCCACCTACCGCTTTGCTAAGCGCTTCACCCTGCGCGGCGGCATTAATAATGTGTTCGACAAAAACTACTTCACCCGCCGCTCCGGCGGCTACCCCGGCCCCGGCATCCTGCCCGCCGACGGCCGCACCTGGTTTGCCTCGGTGGGCGTGAAGCTGTAA
- a CDS encoding DUF3575 domain-containing protein: protein MKKVLLLTAVLCGMVGAASAQSNVVKLNIFSPIVKTGSFFYERKVTDGSSFQLGAFVTSYSPSDTKFSGFGITPEYRFYLSGEALNGFYVGPYLRYQNFTLKTTYESFNGTSSSTVEDKATLNTFGGGIVLGRQWLFKERFALDPFLGLGYNGGSVEVESNGSEDNFDTGAFQGFGLRAGLSIGIAF from the coding sequence ATGAAAAAAGTTCTACTGCTTACCGCCGTGTTGTGCGGCATGGTGGGTGCTGCATCAGCACAAAGCAATGTGGTTAAGCTGAACATATTCAGCCCCATTGTAAAAACTGGCTCCTTCTTCTACGAGCGGAAAGTCACTGACGGCAGCTCCTTCCAGTTGGGGGCCTTTGTTACATCCTATTCCCCCTCCGACACAAAGTTTTCGGGCTTTGGCATCACCCCGGAGTACCGTTTTTATCTGAGCGGCGAAGCATTGAATGGCTTCTATGTGGGTCCCTATCTACGGTACCAGAACTTCACCCTGAAGACGACCTACGAAAGCTTCAATGGCACTTCTTCGAGCACTGTCGAAGACAAGGCTACGCTGAACACCTTTGGCGGCGGCATCGTGCTGGGGCGCCAGTGGCTGTTTAAGGAGCGTTTTGCCCTCGACCCTTTCCTGGGCCTGGGCTACAACGGTGGCTCGGTTGAAGTTGAAAGCAATGGCTCGGAAGACAATTTCGACACGGGTGCCTTCCAAGGCTTTGGCCTGCGTGCTGGTCTCAGCATCGGCATTGCCTTCTAA
- a CDS encoding M28 family metallopeptidase, whose product MTYRFSSFAAGFYGLLLAGSLLLNSQPSAAQTKAKPAAKSGNALGAIREADIKRDLFALADDKFRGREGGTLDELNASVWLADQIRALGLAPAGDNGTFFQFFHLQRTRLTKASRLSIGTHQLVPNRDALVFAPTTYTVSAPLVYVGTGTAEELAKTDIKGKAVALLFSGNPPADMSFRRYLSAVLRDKSAELLKAGAVTVVFVADARAQNIYEHWGHTYERGRYGLPGDANVLPTTQAPTLLLPASALSWVQQAGQQFTADLRTETFQYPSVNIVAKVAGTDPALRNEHVLFSTHQDHDGVRHAVQGDSIWNGADDNATGCAALLALMRAFKQQPARRSALFVFHGAEERGLLGSRYFSARPTVPQQSIVAVLNAEMMGRNAPDSAALLGSIPPHRNSADLVNLALAANQQGPRFKLDTKWDQATHPEGWYFRSDHLPYARLGIPAVMYTSWLHPDYHTPKDEAARIDYPKLTRMTQWMYLTGWAIANRTAPPAREPGFKLER is encoded by the coding sequence ATGACGTACCGCTTCTCTTCTTTCGCTGCCGGTTTTTACGGCTTACTGCTGGCTGGCAGCCTGTTGCTGAATTCTCAACCATCAGCTGCCCAAACCAAAGCCAAACCCGCCGCCAAGTCCGGCAACGCCCTCGGCGCCATCCGCGAGGCGGACATTAAGCGGGACTTGTTTGCCCTGGCCGACGACAAGTTCCGGGGCCGGGAGGGTGGCACGCTGGATGAGCTGAACGCCAGCGTGTGGCTGGCCGACCAGATTCGGGCCCTGGGGCTGGCGCCGGCCGGCGACAACGGCACCTTCTTTCAGTTCTTTCACTTGCAGCGCACCCGCCTCACCAAAGCCAGCCGCCTGAGCATCGGCACGCACCAGCTGGTGCCCAACCGCGACGCGCTGGTGTTTGCGCCCACCACGTACACCGTGTCGGCCCCGCTGGTGTACGTGGGCACGGGCACGGCGGAAGAGCTGGCTAAAACCGATATCAAAGGCAAAGCCGTGGCCCTGCTGTTTTCGGGCAACCCGCCGGCCGACATGAGCTTTCGGCGCTACCTCTCGGCCGTACTGCGCGACAAGTCGGCGGAGCTGCTGAAGGCCGGGGCGGTGACGGTAGTGTTTGTGGCCGATGCGCGGGCCCAGAACATCTACGAGCACTGGGGCCACACCTACGAGCGGGGCCGCTACGGCCTGCCCGGCGACGCCAACGTGCTGCCTACCACCCAGGCTCCTACCTTGCTGCTGCCGGCCAGTGCCCTGAGCTGGGTGCAGCAGGCCGGCCAGCAGTTCACGGCCGACCTGCGTACCGAAACCTTCCAGTACCCCTCAGTCAACATCGTGGCCAAGGTGGCGGGCACCGACCCGGCTTTGCGCAATGAGCACGTGCTGTTCAGCACCCACCAGGACCACGACGGCGTGCGCCACGCCGTGCAGGGCGACTCCATCTGGAACGGGGCCGACGACAACGCCACCGGCTGCGCGGCCCTGCTGGCCCTGATGCGGGCCTTCAAGCAGCAGCCGGCCCGCCGCTCGGCGCTGTTTGTGTTTCACGGGGCCGAGGAGCGCGGCTTGCTGGGCTCCCGCTACTTCTCGGCTCGCCCCACCGTGCCCCAGCAGAGCATTGTGGCCGTGCTGAACGCCGAAATGATGGGCCGCAACGCCCCCGACAGCGCCGCCCTACTGGGCTCCATCCCGCCCCACCGCAACTCCGCGGACCTCGTGAACCTAGCCCTGGCCGCCAACCAGCAGGGCCCCAGGTTCAAGCTCGACACCAAGTGGGACCAGGCGACGCACCCCGAGGGCTGGTACTTCCGCTCCGACCACCTGCCCTACGCCCGCCTGGGCATTCCGGCCGTCATGTACACCTCCTGGCTCCACCCCGACTACCACACGCCCAAAGACGAGGCCGCCCGCATCGACTACCCCAAGCTCACCCGCATGACGCAGTGGATGTACCTCACGGGCTGGGCCATAGCCAACCGTACTGCGCCGCCGGCTCGGGAGCCGGGCTTCAAGCTGGAGCGGTAA
- a CDS encoding S9 family peptidase, translated as MKKSVLTALALLPLAAAAQQTVYTPELLWKLGRLGEMQVSPDRKTVAYTVTRYSLADNKGQADIWTVPVAGGPARQLTTTPGASENSLNWRPDGRLTYLSSEGGSEQLYIVNADGTGKQQLSEFKDESLTNLKLAPKANFVLYTQDVKTGPTVQELFPDLPKADARIIDDLNYRHWNVWDDYRASHVFFQPLGPDGRPTGYGKDVMAGEKFDSPLPPLGGAEQLAFAPDGYRLAYTSRKLTGRAEAESTNSDIYLYDVRTGQTQNLSEGLPGYDTEPVFSPDGTRVAWLSMATPGFEADRNGVVVYDFRTKQRQDVMAGSEQSAGNVRWSPDGKTLYFVSVLEGTEQLFSVPSRGGKVKQLTQGAHNYNAFELASAGVAIVNKTTQAQPADLVRVDLKTGRETPLTQINQQELAGVKTSRTEARWVPTTDGKRMQVYVIYPPDFDSAKKYPTLLYCQGGPQSPITQSFSYRWNFQLLAAQGYIVVAPNRRGLPGFGTEWNNSISGDWGGQPIRDYLSAIDAVSQEPYVDKDRRGCVGASYGGYSVYLLAGKHEGRFKTFIAHCGLYNLTSWYPTTEEMFFANYDLKGAPWDATLSKAYTDFNPQQFARHWDTPLLVIHGGRDFRVPEDQGMEAFGTAQLRGIPSRFLYFPNEGHWISKPQNAVLWNRVFFEWLGRTLRPEAAK; from the coding sequence ATGAAAAAATCTGTACTGACTGCGCTGGCCCTGCTGCCGCTGGCTGCCGCGGCCCAACAAACCGTGTACACCCCGGAGCTGCTCTGGAAGCTGGGCCGCCTGGGCGAAATGCAGGTGTCGCCGGACCGCAAAACGGTGGCCTACACCGTGACGCGTTACTCCCTGGCCGACAACAAAGGACAAGCTGACATCTGGACTGTGCCCGTGGCCGGCGGCCCGGCCCGGCAGCTCACTACCACGCCTGGCGCTTCCGAAAACAGCCTGAACTGGCGCCCCGATGGCCGGCTGACGTACCTGAGCAGCGAGGGCGGCTCGGAGCAGCTGTACATTGTCAATGCCGACGGCACCGGCAAGCAGCAGCTCAGCGAGTTCAAAGACGAAAGCCTAACCAATCTGAAGCTGGCGCCCAAGGCCAACTTCGTGCTGTACACCCAGGACGTGAAAACCGGCCCGACGGTGCAGGAGCTGTTCCCGGACCTGCCCAAGGCCGACGCCCGCATCATCGACGACCTGAACTACCGCCACTGGAACGTGTGGGACGACTACCGGGCCTCCCACGTGTTCTTCCAGCCCCTCGGCCCCGACGGCCGCCCCACCGGCTACGGCAAGGATGTGATGGCCGGGGAAAAATTCGACTCGCCCTTGCCGCCGCTGGGCGGCGCCGAGCAGCTGGCTTTTGCGCCCGACGGCTACCGCCTGGCCTACACCTCGCGCAAGCTTACCGGCCGCGCCGAAGCCGAAAGCACCAACTCCGACATCTACCTCTACGACGTGCGCACCGGCCAGACCCAGAACCTCTCAGAAGGCCTGCCGGGCTACGACACCGAGCCGGTTTTCTCGCCCGACGGCACGCGGGTGGCTTGGCTGAGCATGGCCACGCCCGGCTTCGAGGCCGACCGTAACGGCGTGGTGGTGTACGACTTCCGGACCAAGCAGCGCCAGGACGTAATGGCTGGCTCGGAGCAGAGTGCGGGCAACGTGCGCTGGAGCCCAGATGGCAAGACCCTGTACTTCGTGAGCGTGCTGGAGGGCACCGAGCAGCTGTTTTCGGTGCCCAGCCGGGGCGGCAAGGTCAAGCAGCTCACCCAAGGCGCCCACAACTACAACGCTTTCGAGCTGGCCAGCGCGGGCGTGGCCATTGTCAACAAAACCACCCAGGCCCAGCCCGCCGACTTGGTGCGCGTGGACCTGAAAACCGGCCGCGAAACGCCTCTGACGCAGATAAACCAGCAGGAGCTGGCCGGAGTAAAAACCAGCCGCACCGAGGCCCGCTGGGTGCCCACCACCGACGGCAAACGGATGCAGGTGTACGTCATCTACCCGCCCGACTTCGACTCGGCCAAGAAGTACCCCACCCTGCTCTACTGCCAGGGCGGCCCGCAAAGCCCGATTACCCAGAGCTTCTCCTACCGCTGGAACTTTCAGCTGCTGGCGGCTCAGGGCTACATTGTGGTGGCGCCCAACCGGCGCGGCCTGCCGGGCTTCGGTACCGAGTGGAATAACAGCATCAGCGGCGACTGGGGCGGGCAGCCGATTCGGGACTACCTGTCGGCTATTGACGCCGTGAGCCAGGAGCCTTACGTGGACAAGGACCGGCGCGGCTGCGTGGGCGCTTCCTACGGCGGCTACTCGGTGTATCTGCTGGCCGGCAAGCACGAGGGCCGCTTCAAGACCTTTATTGCCCACTGCGGCCTCTACAACCTGACGAGCTGGTACCCGACCACCGAGGAAATGTTCTTCGCCAACTACGACCTGAAAGGCGCACCCTGGGATGCCACGCTGAGCAAGGCCTATACCGACTTCAACCCCCAGCAATTTGCCCGCCACTGGGACACGCCCCTGCTCGTCATCCACGGCGGCCGGGACTTCCGGGTGCCCGAGGACCAAGGCATGGAGGCCTTCGGCACGGCCCAGCTGCGCGGCATTCCGAGCCGCTTTCTGTACTTCCCCAACGAGGGCCACTGGATCAGCAAGCCCCAGAACGCCGTGCTCTGGAACCGGGTGTTCTTCGAGTGGCTGGGCCGCACGCTCCGGCCCGAGGCAGCGAAGTAG
- a CDS encoding class I SAM-dependent methyltransferase: MKTRLLLLLLVLLGPGAWAQQPAPAATPATSTSTNDAQQLEQEREKWNAVLTGKETRILFNARPNALLVEAIKGRPPGLALDVGMGQGRNTIYLAQQGWDAYGFDIADEAINLAQDNARKAGVKITTFTQSDEQFEFGTERWNLVAVLYAGGRELVPRIYRSLKPGGLVVIEAFHRDATRVRKISPSVVFDPDELRKLYEAAGFRILRYEEPEGIGDFGLQRMRLVKLVAQKP, encoded by the coding sequence ATGAAAACACGTTTGTTACTCCTGCTGCTGGTGCTGCTCGGCCCTGGCGCCTGGGCCCAGCAGCCGGCCCCGGCTGCTACACCAGCTACGTCCACCTCCACCAACGACGCCCAGCAGCTGGAGCAGGAACGGGAGAAGTGGAACGCCGTGCTGACGGGCAAGGAAACGCGCATTCTGTTTAATGCCCGCCCCAACGCCCTGCTGGTGGAGGCCATCAAAGGCCGTCCGCCCGGCCTGGCCCTCGACGTGGGCATGGGCCAGGGCCGCAACACCATCTACCTGGCCCAGCAGGGCTGGGACGCCTACGGCTTCGACATTGCCGACGAGGCCATCAACCTGGCCCAGGACAACGCTCGCAAAGCCGGCGTCAAAATCACCACCTTCACGCAAAGCGACGAGCAGTTCGAGTTCGGCACCGAGCGCTGGAACCTGGTGGCCGTGCTCTACGCCGGTGGCCGTGAGCTGGTCCCGAGAATCTACCGCAGCCTCAAGCCCGGCGGCCTGGTAGTCATCGAAGCCTTTCACCGCGACGCCACGCGGGTGCGCAAAATCAGCCCCAGCGTGGTCTTCGACCCCGACGAGCTGCGGAAGCTCTACGAGGCCGCCGGCTTCCGCATTCTGCGCTACGAGGAACCCGAAGGCATCGGCGACTTTGGCTTGCAGCGGATGCGCCTGGTGAAGCTCGTAGCCCAAAAACCGTAG